One window of Sphingomonas sp. KC8 genomic DNA carries:
- a CDS encoding DsrE family protein, whose protein sequence is MTGLTIVVASADAERFRTALMMALAHNALGGSCRVFLQERAVALLSGDDAGDYAATGLPGQAAMLGDALDAGVAVIGCQAGLALIGAQADGFDSRIGWAGMVSLLQTLNEDRLVVV, encoded by the coding sequence ATGACCGGTCTCACCATCGTCGTCGCCAGCGCGGATGCCGAACGCTTCCGCACGGCGCTGATGATGGCGCTGGCGCACAATGCGCTGGGCGGGTCCTGCCGCGTCTTCCTGCAGGAACGCGCCGTCGCCTTGCTCAGCGGTGACGATGCCGGCGACTATGCCGCAACCGGCCTGCCCGGTCAGGCCGCCATGTTGGGCGATGCGCTCGATGCGGGCGTCGCCGTAATCGGGTGCCAGGCCGGTCTCGCTTTGATCGGCGCACAGGCCGATGGGTTCGATTCGCGGATTGGATGGGCCGGCATGGTCAGCCTGCTCCAGACATTGAACGAAGATCGGCTCGTCGTCGTCTGA
- a CDS encoding MotA/TolQ/ExbB proton channel family protein has translation MATPAAAPHGGDNPYGLMAALEQGGTIAWATFIILVVMSAASWYIMFTKLLEQQKILNQAKRVRSSFWGTPSLKDGAAKLEKNSAYRQIVDDGLRAQEEHTKLTDPIDQHDWLLGSLSRSQQAVNSKLGNGLAVLATVGSTAPFIGLFGTVIGIYRALIKIGAAGQASIDAVAGPVGEALIMTALGLAVAVPAVLGYNWLIRRNKVVAEQLAAFSTDIHGYMVSNGAVKPALISAKPAAPVAAKPATKA, from the coding sequence ATGGCTACCCCCGCTGCAGCGCCTCATGGCGGCGATAACCCCTACGGCCTGATGGCCGCCCTGGAGCAGGGCGGAACGATCGCCTGGGCCACCTTCATCATCCTCGTGGTGATGTCGGCCGCGTCCTGGTACATCATGTTCACCAAGCTGCTCGAACAGCAGAAGATCCTCAACCAGGCGAAGCGCGTGCGCAGCTCGTTCTGGGGCACGCCGAGCCTGAAGGACGGCGCAGCCAAGCTCGAGAAGAACTCGGCCTATCGCCAGATCGTCGACGACGGCCTGCGCGCCCAGGAAGAACACACCAAGCTGACCGATCCGATCGACCAGCATGACTGGCTGCTCGGCTCGCTCTCGCGCAGCCAGCAGGCTGTGAATTCGAAGCTGGGCAACGGCCTCGCCGTTCTCGCGACCGTGGGTTCGACCGCACCGTTCATCGGTCTGTTCGGTACCGTTATCGGTATCTACCGCGCGCTGATCAAGATCGGTGCAGCTGGCCAGGCTTCGATCGACGCCGTCGCCGGCCCGGTCGGTGAAGCTCTGATCATGACCGCGCTCGGCCTCGCCGTCGCCGTTCCGGCCGTGCTCGGCTACAACTGGCTGATCCGTCGCAACAAGGTTGTGGCCGAACAGCTGGCCGCTTTCTCGACCGACATCCATGGCTACATGGTGTCGAACGGTGCGGTGAAGCCTGCGCTGATCTCGGCCAAGCCGGCCGCTCCGGTTGCCGCCAAGCCGGCGACCAAGGCGTAA
- a CDS encoding DUF1285 domain-containing protein, translating into MPETSPPPENLIGLSLADIARLVAEKKLPPVDRWNPDHCGHSDMRIARDGTWFHQGSPIGRQAMVRLFASILRREADGRHVLVTPVEKLDIDVEDAAFVAVEVKADGAGPERTLAFRLNTGDIIVAGPEHPLRFVDRSDGPHPYLAVRGGLEALIARPVYYELAAIAIDEGARPIGVWSGGAFFAMEHQE; encoded by the coding sequence ATGCCTGAAACCAGTCCGCCGCCCGAAAATCTGATCGGTCTGTCGCTTGCCGATATCGCGCGGCTTGTGGCCGAAAAGAAATTGCCGCCGGTCGATCGGTGGAACCCCGACCATTGCGGCCATAGCGATATGCGCATCGCCCGCGACGGCACATGGTTCCACCAGGGTTCGCCGATCGGGCGTCAGGCGATGGTCCGTCTGTTCGCCAGTATCCTGCGGCGCGAGGCCGATGGCCGCCACGTCCTTGTCACCCCGGTCGAAAAACTCGATATCGATGTCGAGGACGCCGCATTCGTCGCGGTCGAGGTGAAAGCCGATGGCGCCGGCCCCGAACGCACGCTCGCCTTCCGGCTCAATACGGGCGACATCATCGTCGCCGGCCCCGAACATCCGTTGCGCTTCGTCGATCGCAGCGATGGTCCGCATCCCTATCTGGCGGTGCGCGGGGGGCTGGAAGCGTTGATCGCCCGGCCGGTTTATTATGAACTGGCGGCGATCGCCATCGACGAAGGCGCCCGGCCGATCGGCGTGTGGAGCGGTGGCGCCTTTTTTGCCATGGAGCATCAGGAATGA
- a CDS encoding dihydroneopterin aldolase: MTTPPILDGLVPAALAPKTRRIFLQEFDLPVDIGFHDFEIGAPQRLTVSVEVWVDEASFAIEDNAAAAWNYDFLRTEIIRLANSRRFNLQETLARAIYDLVAARAGVKALRVSTCKPDIYPDCAGVGVELASF, from the coding sequence ATGACCACGCCGCCGATCCTTGATGGACTCGTTCCCGCTGCCCTTGCCCCGAAAACGCGCCGCATCTTTTTGCAGGAATTCGATTTGCCGGTGGATATCGGTTTTCATGATTTCGAGATTGGTGCGCCGCAGCGACTGACGGTTTCCGTCGAAGTCTGGGTCGACGAAGCGAGCTTTGCGATCGAGGATAATGCCGCCGCCGCATGGAATTATGATTTCCTGCGGACCGAGATCATTCGTCTCGCCAACAGCCGCCGCTTCAACCTGCAGGAAACGCTTGCCCGGGCGATCTATGATCTGGTCGCTGCGCGCGCCGGCGTGAAAGCGCTGCGCGTATCCACCTGCAAGCCGGACATTTACCCCGATTGCGCCGGGGTGGGGGTCGAACTCGCATCCTTCTAG
- a CDS encoding ExbD/TolR family protein gives MAMSAGPAEDDAPMSDINTTPLVDVMLVLLIIFLITVPVVIQTVPVNLPKVVFEPTTTKPENVALSVRATAGKCEVYWGQTLVTPQELLDRAVVKLRAEIDKQGGPTAPGVELPEAHIRGDVNTPYRCIGGAIFTMQRAGFARVGFISEPPAGFVSQRL, from the coding sequence ATGGCCATGAGTGCAGGGCCCGCTGAAGACGACGCCCCGATGTCCGACATCAACACGACGCCTCTCGTGGACGTCATGCTGGTGTTGCTCATCATCTTCCTCATTACCGTTCCCGTCGTCATCCAGACGGTTCCCGTCAATCTGCCGAAGGTTGTGTTCGAACCGACGACGACCAAGCCCGAAAACGTTGCGCTTTCGGTGCGTGCCACCGCCGGCAAATGCGAAGTTTACTGGGGCCAGACCCTGGTGACGCCGCAGGAGCTTCTCGATCGTGCGGTGGTCAAGCTGCGGGCGGAAATCGACAAGCAGGGCGGCCCGACCGCACCTGGCGTCGAACTTCCGGAAGCGCATATTCGCGGTGACGTGAACACGCCGTATCGCTGCATCGGCGGCGCGATCTTCACCATGCAGCGCGCGGGCTTCGCGCGGGTCGGCTTCATCTCCGAACCGCCGGCTGGCTTCGTGTCGCAGCGTCTGTGA
- a CDS encoding ExbD/TolR family protein: protein MAMAASTAEGEPMMDINTTPLIDVMLVLLIMFIITIPIQTHAVKLDLPVDDPTQKTPPPIDAVKNKVTIDPAGTVFWNGSPLPNLTVLRQYLDQTQTMNPVPELHLQPDPQARYVVVDEVLAVTKRAQVEKMGFVGNEAYGSW, encoded by the coding sequence ATGGCAATGGCCGCAAGCACCGCCGAAGGTGAGCCGATGATGGACATCAACACGACGCCGTTGATCGACGTCATGCTGGTGCTCCTCATCATGTTCATCATCACCATCCCGATCCAGACGCATGCGGTGAAGCTCGACCTTCCGGTCGACGATCCCACGCAGAAGACGCCGCCGCCGATCGACGCCGTGAAGAACAAGGTCACGATCGATCCGGCCGGCACGGTGTTCTGGAACGGCAGCCCGCTGCCGAATCTGACGGTTCTCCGCCAGTATCTGGATCAGACCCAGACGATGAACCCGGTTCCCGAGCTGCATCTGCAGCCCGACCCGCAGGCCCGTTACGTGGTTGTCGACGAAGTTCTCGCCGTCACCAAGCGCGCCCAGGTCGAGAAGATGGGTTTCGTTGGCAACGAGGCCTACGGCAGCTGGTAA
- a CDS encoding CCA tRNA nucleotidyltransferase has protein sequence MTTRLPDAPWQHRAGLAALMSALDGANGAIRYVGGAVRDTLIGLDVSDIDCATILPPETVAGRIRDAGFKAVPTGIAHGTVTAVLPGATVEVTTLRRDVSTDGRRATVAFTDDWREDAARRDFTINALFADPLNREVIDYFGGLDDLAAGRIRFIGDPLTRIAEDHLRILRFFRFHARFGRGKPDAAGLAACAARANDLMGLSRERIADELLKLLALPDPRETVALMHAQGIFAPVLPEIETTGIARLARLIGREAIAGIAPDAARRLAALLPRDPVTVVQVAARLRLSNAIRGRLELLASPPAADAPPVPIAYRHPDAAIDLILLSDSDDAALAAAIAMLDGWQRPVFPLKGGDLVKRGLRPGPRVAAALQSIERNWIAAGFPSDDWVERAAAAAVDQALRDRQ, from the coding sequence ATGACCACCCGACTTCCCGACGCCCCCTGGCAGCATCGCGCAGGGCTGGCCGCCCTCATGTCCGCGCTTGATGGCGCCAACGGCGCGATCCGTTATGTCGGTGGCGCGGTGCGCGACACGCTGATCGGCCTTGATGTATCCGATATCGATTGCGCAACCATCCTGCCGCCCGAAACCGTGGCCGGGCGCATCCGCGATGCCGGGTTCAAGGCGGTTCCCACCGGCATCGCCCATGGCACGGTCACCGCCGTTCTGCCCGGCGCGACCGTCGAAGTGACGACATTGCGCCGCGATGTCTCCACCGACGGACGCCGCGCTACCGTCGCCTTCACCGATGACTGGCGCGAAGATGCCGCACGGCGCGATTTCACGATCAACGCCCTGTTCGCGGATCCGCTGAACCGCGAAGTCATCGATTATTTCGGTGGGCTGGATGATCTGGCGGCCGGGCGCATTCGCTTCATCGGCGATCCCCTCACCCGCATCGCCGAAGATCATCTGCGCATCCTGCGTTTCTTCCGCTTTCATGCGCGTTTCGGCCGGGGCAAGCCCGATGCCGCCGGCCTTGCCGCTTGTGCTGCGCGCGCCAACGATCTGATGGGCTTGTCGCGCGAACGGATTGCCGACGAACTGCTCAAGCTGCTGGCGCTGCCCGATCCGCGCGAAACGGTGGCGTTGATGCACGCGCAGGGCATTTTCGCGCCGGTCCTGCCGGAAATCGAAACGACAGGCATCGCCCGTCTCGCCCGGCTGATTGGCCGTGAGGCAATCGCGGGCATTGCGCCCGATGCCGCCCGCCGGCTTGCCGCCTTGCTGCCCCGCGATCCCGTCACCGTCGTTCAGGTCGCGGCGCGGTTGCGCCTGTCCAACGCGATTCGCGGGCGACTGGAATTGCTGGCCAGCCCGCCGGCAGCCGATGCCCCGCCTGTTCCGATCGCCTATCGGCATCCCGATGCGGCCATCGATCTGATTCTTCTATCCGACAGCGATGATGCGGCACTTGCTGCCGCGATTGCCATGCTTGATGGCTGGCAGCGCCCGGTCTTCCCGCTCAAGGGGGGGGATCTGGTGAAGCGTGGCCTGCGCCCGGGGCCGCGGGTGGCGGCCGCCCTTCAGTCGATCGAACGCAATTGGATCGCAGCGGGTTTTCCGTCGGATGACTGGGTAGAACGCGCGGCGGCGGCGGCCGTCGATCAGGCGCTGCGCGACCGCCAGTAA
- a CDS encoding putative bifunctional diguanylate cyclase/phosphodiesterase: MLDAPPMVSAFDSVRDGETAAIAVIHRARQEYLNALPIAASIVTRGLDGAITVVANEQFERLDTISGVTPARQAITGSLIQRAPLQAALTAFLDGDARAHEFEWRDGDAVGGRHFIVRFGRLAAFDDGTRRCVLSLIDRTAEVENERSLRAEMAHDSLTGLPNRVAFNEALEDVLEREPDSASHAVLVVDLTRFSRINESMGSIAGDELIITVARRMVSSLRGGDLLARIGGDEFAILLQLSEGPGDALHAARRIQATMTAPFRLSDLEIHVDCAIGCALVSDQAAGAEDLVRNAQFALKRAKASGRVEVYQPGEVSKARHRFSLETELRRAIEGDALQLAFQPLINLQTNKVAGFEALARWDHEALGPISPAEFIPVAEESGLIVPLGRWALESALCTLAEWDRAHGAPLPAYVGVNISAIQLARDDVSTAVENALRRSGVSGDRLTLELTESSIVQDPERATRTLQGLKGLDAKIAMDDFGTGYSSLAYLQRLPIDILKIDRSFVTGMLGDRDSVAIVRAVLGLADALGMETTAEGVETFELAQTLAALGCSSGQGFYFAKPLAANEALSYWRSRSA; the protein is encoded by the coding sequence ATGTTGGACGCGCCGCCGATGGTGTCGGCGTTCGATTCCGTGCGCGATGGCGAGACGGCGGCCATCGCGGTGATCCATCGCGCCCGCCAAGAATATCTGAATGCCCTGCCGATCGCCGCGTCGATCGTGACGCGCGGGCTGGATGGCGCGATCACGGTGGTGGCGAACGAACAGTTCGAAAGGCTCGACACGATTTCCGGCGTGACACCGGCGCGCCAGGCCATCACGGGATCCCTGATACAGCGCGCGCCGTTGCAGGCGGCGCTGACGGCGTTTCTGGATGGCGACGCGCGCGCGCACGAATTCGAATGGCGCGACGGCGATGCCGTGGGCGGCCGCCATTTCATTGTCCGCTTCGGCCGGCTGGCGGCTTTCGACGATGGCACCCGGCGATGCGTGCTATCGCTGATCGACCGCACCGCCGAAGTGGAAAACGAACGCAGCCTGCGCGCCGAAATGGCGCATGACAGCCTGACAGGCCTGCCCAATCGCGTCGCATTCAACGAAGCCCTGGAAGATGTGCTGGAACGGGAACCCGATTCGGCAAGCCACGCGGTACTGGTGGTCGATCTCACCCGGTTCAGCCGCATCAACGAAAGCATGGGATCGATCGCGGGCGATGAACTGATCATCACCGTGGCAAGGCGGATGGTTTCGTCGCTGCGCGGGGGCGACCTGCTGGCGCGAATCGGCGGGGATGAATTCGCGATCCTGCTGCAGCTATCCGAAGGCCCGGGCGATGCGCTGCACGCTGCGCGGCGGATCCAGGCGACGATGACCGCGCCGTTTCGCCTGTCCGATCTGGAAATCCACGTCGATTGCGCGATCGGCTGCGCACTGGTGAGCGATCAGGCGGCGGGCGCGGAAGATCTGGTCCGCAACGCGCAGTTTGCCCTGAAACGCGCCAAGGCATCGGGCCGGGTAGAGGTGTACCAGCCCGGCGAAGTGAGCAAGGCGCGACACCGTTTCAGCCTGGAAACCGAATTGCGCCGCGCGATCGAAGGGGACGCGCTGCAACTGGCGTTCCAGCCATTGATCAACCTCCAGACCAACAAGGTCGCCGGGTTCGAAGCGCTGGCCCGGTGGGATCATGAAGCGCTTGGCCCGATTTCCCCCGCCGAGTTCATTCCGGTCGCCGAGGAATCCGGGCTGATCGTTCCGCTCGGGCGATGGGCGCTGGAATCGGCCTTGTGCACGCTGGCGGAATGGGACCGCGCGCATGGCGCACCGCTGCCGGCTTATGTGGGCGTGAATATTTCCGCGATCCAGTTGGCCCGTGACGATGTTTCAACCGCCGTGGAAAATGCACTGCGCCGTTCGGGCGTATCCGGCGACCGGCTGACCCTGGAACTGACCGAAAGTTCGATCGTGCAGGACCCGGAACGGGCGACGCGCACCTTGCAGGGGCTGAAGGGGCTGGACGCCAAGATCGCTATGGACGATTTCGGCACCGGCTATTCGTCGCTGGCTTATTTGCAGCGGCTGCCGATCGATATCCTGAAAATCGACCGCAGTTTCGTGACGGGCATGCTGGGCGATCGCGATTCGGTGGCGATCGTTCGCGCGGTGCTGGGCCTCGCCGATGCGCTGGGCATGGAAACGACCGCCGAGGGTGTCGAAACCTTCGAACTGGCGCAGACGCTGGCGGCGCTGGGATGCAGTTCCGGCCAGGGTTTCTACTTCGCCAAGCCGCTGGCGGCGAACGAAGCGCTATCTTACTGGCGGTCGCGCAGCGCCTGA
- a CDS encoding CoA pyrophosphatase — MTLAERLHAAFDHGRHHEPVLLEQDDGDYARLAGEPTVAAAVLVALVDRPDPTVLLILRPETMRKHAGQIAFPGGRVDPEDDGVIGAALREAEEEIGLSRHYVNVIATVDRYRTITGFEVTPVIAVVPPDLPLVPQPSEVADIFEVPLAHLLDTANHIERTVEWQGRERRFLEILWGERRIWGATAAMIVNLARRLSTPA; from the coding sequence ATGACGCTTGCCGAACGGCTGCATGCCGCTTTCGATCATGGCCGCCACCATGAACCGGTGCTGCTGGAACAGGATGATGGCGATTATGCCCGGCTGGCGGGTGAACCGACGGTGGCCGCCGCCGTCCTTGTCGCCCTGGTCGATCGGCCCGATCCGACGGTATTGCTGATCCTGCGCCCGGAAACGATGCGCAAGCATGCCGGGCAGATCGCGTTTCCCGGCGGCCGTGTCGATCCGGAAGATGACGGCGTGATTGGCGCCGCCTTGCGTGAGGCCGAGGAAGAAATCGGCCTGTCGCGCCATTATGTGAACGTGATCGCCACGGTCGATCGCTATCGCACGATCACCGGATTCGAAGTGACGCCCGTGATCGCCGTGGTCCCGCCCGATTTGCCGCTGGTGCCCCAGCCAAGCGAGGTGGCGGACATCTTCGAAGTCCCCCTCGCCCATCTGCTCGACACCGCGAACCATATCGAACGCACGGTGGAATGGCAGGGCCGCGAACGCCGTTTTCTGGAAATCCTGTGGGGCGAACGCCGCATCTGGGGGGCCACCGCCGCCATGATCGTCAATCTAGCACGCAGACTGTCCACACCCGCATGA
- a CDS encoding energy transducer TonB produces the protein MAYADQSMSSRRVVAIGIVALLHAVIGYAFVTGLAYNVVKKVAQDLKTFDVEEEPPPPEELPPPPPPEQKVEPPPVLAPPPIVSVPNPTPPPVATVREAPPPIFTPAAPTAPPPPPKPSVASAAKPRGNPMTWVTTEDYPSRALREEREGVTAVAFEITTDGRIENCRVTSSSGSPDLDDATCRNLTRRGRYTPAKDDAGNPLQSSDTRRVRWQMPKN, from the coding sequence ATGGCTTATGCTGATCAATCGATGAGCTCCCGCCGGGTCGTGGCGATCGGCATTGTCGCACTGCTGCATGCAGTGATCGGCTATGCGTTCGTGACTGGCCTGGCCTATAACGTCGTCAAGAAGGTTGCCCAGGATCTGAAGACCTTCGACGTCGAAGAGGAGCCGCCTCCCCCCGAGGAGTTGCCGCCGCCGCCGCCGCCCGAACAAAAAGTCGAGCCGCCGCCCGTACTTGCACCGCCGCCGATCGTGAGCGTGCCGAACCCCACGCCGCCGCCAGTTGCGACGGTCAGAGAGGCTCCGCCCCCGATCTTCACGCCTGCAGCGCCGACGGCCCCGCCGCCGCCGCCGAAGCCGAGTGTCGCGTCGGCCGCCAAGCCGCGCGGTAACCCGATGACGTGGGTGACGACGGAGGACTATCCGTCGCGCGCTCTGCGTGAAGAGCGTGAAGGCGTCACCGCCGTCGCGTTTGAAATCACGACCGATGGTCGCATCGAAAATTGCCGGGTGACATCGTCGAGCGGTTCGCCCGACCTCGATGACGCGACCTGCCGTAACCTCACCCGCCGCGGCCGTTATACGCCCGCCAAGGATGATGCCGGCAACCCGCTGCAGTCGTCCGATACGCGCCGCGTTCGCTGGCAGATGCCCAAAAATTAA
- a CDS encoding GNAT family N-acetyltransferase: MITLAPIAAADPAAVEALLDAAFGTDRHGRTAYRLREGVAAIPELSFAAFDDAGELVGTLQSWPIELVGDDGRIMPLALVGPVAVRPDRQRDGIGRRLMDVMIAAADAGHADALMLIGDPEYYERFFGFTAQVTGGWSVPGPVERRRLLARLRGAAPLPAQGHLRPRRLAVADGALR; the protein is encoded by the coding sequence TTGATCACGCTCGCCCCGATCGCCGCCGCAGACCCCGCCGCCGTTGAAGCCTTGCTCGATGCCGCATTCGGCACCGATCGCCACGGCCGCACCGCGTATCGCCTGCGCGAAGGGGTGGCCGCGATTCCCGAACTGTCGTTCGCCGCATTCGACGATGCCGGCGAACTGGTTGGCACGCTGCAAAGCTGGCCGATCGAACTGGTGGGCGATGACGGCCGGATCATGCCGCTGGCGCTGGTCGGCCCGGTCGCCGTGCGGCCCGATCGGCAGCGCGACGGCATTGGCCGGCGGCTGATGGACGTCATGATTGCCGCGGCCGATGCGGGCCATGCCGACGCGCTGATGCTGATCGGCGATCCCGAATATTATGAACGCTTTTTCGGCTTTACCGCCCAGGTGACGGGTGGCTGGAGCGTCCCCGGGCCGGTTGAACGGCGGCGCCTGCTGGCGCGCCTGCGTGGTGCGGCGCCATTGCCGGCGCAGGGGCATTTGCGCCCCCGCCGGCTGGCTGTGGCCGACGGCGCTTTGCGCTAG
- the parC gene encoding DNA topoisomerase IV subunit A, protein MTASDPLNQIIEAPFDSALSDRYLVYALSTITARSLPDVRDGLKPVHRRLLWAMRLLKLDPAAGYKKCARVVGDTIGKYHPHGDQSVYDAMVRLAQSFSLRYPLVDGQGNFGNIDGDNAAAYRYTEAKLTHSAIDLMAGLDDGTVDFRATYNGEEEEPEVFPGLFPNLLANGASGIAVGMATSIPPHNVAELIDAANLLIDAPETPEIDLMQVVKGPDFPTGGVIVDSPLAIAEAYATGRGGFRVRARWSEEREKGGAWTIVIHEIPYQTPKAKLIEEIAALINDKKLPILADIRDESDAEIRIVLEPRSRTVDPQVLMDSLFRLTALETRISLNLNVLDAQRTPRVMSLKQALAAWLEHQFEVLVRRSRHRLAKIDDRIELLDGYIITYLNLDRVIQIIREEDEPKPLLMAEFQLTDRQAEAILNMRLRSLRKLEEMELKRERDALADERKGLVALIESPARQRTRMKKDLAKLRERYGPDTEIGRRRTLIEEAAPAREIPLEAMIEREPITVILSQRGWIRAMKGHNDLASAEALKFKEGDGPLFAFHAQTTDKLLLATETGRFYTLGADKLPGGRGFGEPVRLMIDLEGDAPPVALMPASAGARLLLAASDGRGFLGTTADIVAETRKGKQVVNLRTGAKLRVVRAVPADADYVAVIGENRKLVIFPIGEMPEMARGSGVQLQRYRDGGLSDALAFRFEQGLSWTMGGETGRTRTESDMTPWRTARGAGGRMPPVGFPRDNRFES, encoded by the coding sequence ATGACCGCATCAGACCCGCTCAACCAGATCATCGAAGCCCCGTTCGACAGCGCGCTGTCCGACCGATATCTCGTTTACGCGCTGTCCACGATCACCGCGCGATCGCTGCCCGATGTGCGCGACGGGCTGAAGCCGGTCCATCGCCGGCTGCTGTGGGCGATGCGGCTGCTGAAGCTGGACCCGGCAGCGGGCTACAAGAAGTGCGCGCGCGTCGTTGGCGATACGATCGGCAAATATCACCCGCATGGCGACCAGTCGGTCTATGATGCGATGGTCCGCCTCGCGCAGAGCTTTTCGCTGCGGTATCCGCTGGTCGACGGGCAGGGCAATTTCGGCAATATCGACGGCGATAACGCGGCGGCATACCGCTATACCGAAGCCAAGCTGACCCACTCGGCGATCGACCTGATGGCCGGCCTCGACGACGGCACGGTCGATTTTCGCGCGACCTATAATGGCGAGGAAGAAGAGCCGGAGGTTTTCCCCGGCCTGTTCCCCAACCTGCTGGCCAATGGCGCGAGCGGGATTGCGGTGGGCATGGCGACGTCGATCCCGCCGCACAATGTGGCCGAACTGATCGACGCGGCGAACCTGCTGATCGACGCGCCGGAAACGCCTGAAATCGATCTGATGCAGGTGGTGAAGGGACCCGATTTCCCAACCGGCGGCGTGATCGTCGATAGCCCGCTGGCGATCGCCGAGGCCTATGCCACCGGCCGGGGCGGTTTCCGCGTGCGCGCGCGCTGGAGCGAGGAACGCGAAAAGGGCGGCGCGTGGACGATCGTGATCCACGAAATCCCGTATCAGACGCCCAAGGCCAAGCTGATCGAAGAAATCGCAGCGCTGATCAACGACAAGAAGCTGCCGATCCTGGCGGATATCCGCGACGAATCCGACGCCGAGATCCGCATCGTGCTGGAACCGCGCAGCCGCACGGTGGACCCGCAGGTGCTGATGGACAGCCTGTTCCGGCTGACCGCGCTGGAAACGCGCATCTCGCTCAACCTCAACGTGCTCGACGCGCAGCGCACGCCGCGGGTGATGAGCCTGAAACAGGCGCTGGCGGCGTGGCTGGAGCATCAGTTCGAAGTGCTGGTCCGCCGTTCCCGGCACCGGCTGGCGAAGATCGACGACCGGATCGAACTGCTCGACGGCTATATCATCACCTATCTCAACCTGGATCGGGTGATCCAGATCATCCGCGAGGAGGATGAGCCGAAACCGCTGCTGATGGCCGAGTTCCAACTGACCGACCGGCAGGCCGAGGCGATCCTCAACATGCGGCTGCGTTCGTTGCGCAAGCTGGAGGAAATGGAACTCAAGCGCGAACGCGACGCGCTGGCCGACGAACGCAAGGGCCTGGTCGCGCTGATCGAAAGCCCGGCGCGCCAGCGCACGCGGATGAAGAAGGATCTGGCCAAACTGCGCGAGCGTTATGGCCCGGACACCGAAATCGGCCGCCGCCGCACGCTGATCGAGGAAGCGGCGCCCGCGCGCGAAATTCCGCTGGAAGCCATGATCGAGCGCGAACCGATCACCGTGATCCTGTCGCAGCGCGGGTGGATCCGCGCGATGAAGGGGCATAACGACCTGGCATCGGCCGAGGCGCTGAAGTTCAAGGAAGGCGATGGCCCGCTGTTCGCGTTCCACGCGCAGACGACCGACAAGCTGCTGCTGGCGACCGAAACGGGGCGCTTCTACACGCTGGGGGCGGACAAGCTGCCTGGCGGGCGCGGCTTTGGCGAGCCGGTACGGCTGATGATCGACCTGGAAGGCGATGCCCCCCCGGTGGCGCTGATGCCGGCAAGCGCGGGCGCACGGCTGCTGCTGGCCGCATCCGACGGGCGCGGGTTCCTGGGGACGACGGCGGATATCGTGGCCGAAACGCGCAAGGGCAAGCAGGTGGTGAACCTGCGGACGGGCGCCAAGCTGCGCGTGGTGCGCGCGGTGCCGGCCGATGCCGATTATGTGGCGGTGATCGGCGAAAACCGCAAGCTGGTGATCTTCCCGATCGGCGAAATGCCCGAAATGGCGCGGGGTTCGGGTGTCCAGTTGCAACGCTATCGCGACGGCGGCCTATCGGACGCGCTGGCATTCCGCTTCGAACAGGGGCTGAGCTGGACGATGGGCGGCGAGACGGGCCGCACCCGCACCGAAAGCGACATGACCCCCTGGCGGACGGCGCGGGGCGCCGGCGGACGGATGCCGCCGGTCGGTTTCCCGCGCGACAACCGGTTCGAAAGCTGA